A single region of the Candidatus Thermoplasmatota archaeon genome encodes:
- the mfnA gene encoding tyrosine decarboxylase MfnA: MTPKQKARMNAVLQQLKQYQHKELSFSSGRILGSMCTMPHPIAKKAYLMFLETNLGDPDLFPGTKEIEQRYLSFLQKLLNAPQRSGGLIVSGGTEGNITAMWLAKQRSRKKKEIILPVHAHFSMKKIASLMNMRLIAIPLTKDFTMDVSCVKRKITTNTAAVLGVAGSTELGTIDPIAELGELCEDEKIFLHVDAAFGGYVIPFLHQLGYKVPEFDFTIPGVQSISLDAHKMGYAAIPLGALLIRDQQWFETISVESPYISSTTHTGLLGTRSGGPVAAAYAVAKYLGYKGYMNLVKQCMKTTEYAEKRITDLGLPLFVRPTMNVVGVKLRKPAEVVHQLATAGWRVNLLRTLGGMRLVLMPQITTHIIDEFIPIFEKTCKKVGEL; this comes from the coding sequence ATGACTCCCAAACAAAAAGCTCGAATGAATGCAGTCCTACAACAGCTGAAACAGTATCAACATAAGGAACTTAGTTTTTCGAGCGGGCGGATTCTTGGTTCGATGTGTACTATGCCCCATCCGATTGCAAAAAAAGCATATCTGATGTTTCTTGAAACGAATCTTGGTGATCCTGATCTTTTTCCTGGAACCAAAGAAATCGAACAGCGGTACCTTTCTTTTCTTCAAAAACTGCTCAACGCACCCCAGCGTTCAGGAGGACTCATTGTGAGTGGTGGAACTGAGGGAAATATCACGGCGATGTGGCTTGCAAAACAACGTTCTCGTAAGAAGAAAGAAATTATTCTTCCGGTACATGCGCATTTCTCGATGAAAAAAATCGCATCTTTGATGAATATGCGACTTATAGCTATCCCGTTAACTAAGGATTTTACCATGGATGTTTCTTGCGTGAAAAGAAAAATCACGACTAATACTGCAGCAGTGCTTGGTGTTGCCGGGTCAACCGAGCTAGGAACTATTGATCCAATAGCTGAACTTGGTGAGCTCTGCGAAGATGAAAAGATTTTTTTGCATGTTGATGCTGCTTTTGGTGGTTACGTAATCCCATTTTTACACCAGCTGGGATACAAGGTACCTGAGTTTGATTTTACAATTCCTGGTGTTCAGAGCATTTCACTTGATGCCCACAAGATGGGATATGCTGCTATCCCGCTTGGTGCTTTGCTGATTCGAGATCAACAATGGTTTGAAACGATCAGTGTTGAATCTCCATACATCAGCAGTACGACGCATACAGGTCTCCTGGGTACTCGTTCTGGTGGCCCGGTTGCGGCTGCGTATGCTGTTGCAAAGTATCTTGGATATAAAGGATATATGAATCTTGTAAAACAGTGCATGAAGACAACAGAGTATGCAGAAAAAAGAATTACTGATCTTGGTTTACCGTTGTTTGTCAGGCCAACGATGAATGTTGTTGGGGTAAAATTGAGAAAACCCGCTGAAGTAGTACACCAGTTAGCAACTGCTGGTTGGCGGGTGAATCTTTTACGAACGCTCGGTGGAATGAGACTTGTTCTTATGCCGCAGATTACCACACACATCATCGATGAATTTATCCCAATTTTTGAAAAAACTTGTAAGAAAGTTGGTGAACTATGA
- the hpt gene encoding hypoxanthine/guanine phosphoribosyltransferase gives MTLELFKQSLYQAPIIKKDTYSYLVHPLTDGIPLLSPALLCEVVAEMKKQIQTIGAFDRIVTIEAMGIPLATALSLDLDIPFTILRKRKYQLPGERSVGQVTGYSQSKLYINGLKKGDTVIIVDDVLSTGGTLRAILEVFHQMDIAVKGVFIAVNKGTCKQTIASEYNVRIHTLVDIAIINGAVALQ, from the coding sequence ATGACGTTAGAACTCTTCAAGCAATCATTGTATCAAGCACCAATCATCAAAAAAGATACCTATAGTTACCTTGTTCACCCGTTAACTGATGGTATTCCGTTACTCTCTCCAGCGCTTCTCTGTGAAGTAGTCGCTGAGATGAAAAAACAGATACAAACGATAGGCGCATTTGACCGAATTGTGACCATAGAGGCAATGGGCATACCCCTTGCAACTGCGCTTTCTCTTGACCTAGACATTCCCTTTACGATTCTACGAAAACGAAAATATCAACTTCCTGGTGAGAGATCTGTTGGGCAGGTCACTGGATATTCACAATCAAAACTGTATATCAATGGACTCAAAAAGGGGGATACGGTTATAATCGTTGATGATGTGCTGAGTACAGGAGGTACCTTACGTGCAATACTTGAGGTATTCCATCAGATGGATATTGCGGTGAAAGGTGTTTTTATTGCAGTCAATAAAGGAACCTGCAAACAGACCATTGCTTCAGAATATAACGTACGTATACATACTCTTGTGGATATTGCTATCATAAACGGTGCTGTTGCTCTTCAGTAA
- a CDS encoding C25 family cysteine peptidase, translating into MKKNKIHIMIVGILVLSSIGIPLGHAEHQTSHSVTDSIITPQINIQTSSVDQSVFVTMKDIATYLSIPGHPRLPILIKTYELPFAATNILVNVNPTDITTLDITGDIRPCPPMLLLTDTLDTEKHDTITKDPTIYSMTTPYPSTWYSTKIGVGLNKNNQRVTFVSVHIYPLRYTPTTRRLTIAKTTEIHVSYTSPAPNPLSSIKESYDLVIIAPKSFEKQLQPLITHKNNHGVKTFLKTTEDIYVNYEGVDKPAQIKNFIKDAIETFGITSVLLVGGLKNVVCARPRDDANQGSKGWHVPVRYTNLYDNPKFPLSGSAIFDPGVISDLYYADIYRIGGVFSDWDVNGDGIFAGWGKPGYANDTGIDMYPDVNLGRLACANKREVETVVQKIITYETTTAGKEWFKKMIVVSGDGFLDQQDLNIQWDTKPLPNGAYTIYAQSSNPTGDFGPIETINITIDKTKETLLTYNHDDYLRTTTYPGLPIAEITTVTEGNILGNTDYTYVPSESEAYCNEFYFWGNISYLNGVLTIRGKSYDPKPYGNKSNIHVWIKNSADQIVFEDWRNNTEMYYEGEWTTGEKALLGRGGALYYMPADFDREIIWTSNGRLTGQQAVLDAWTTGCGFLFFSGHGSPNVWADHYPGVPGNRQKGSVTGMQVTTLRPWSPFVTRPAFPMDTVNNKEKLPIAVVGGCHNSQFNVSMVYGLLDILHYYFPRFPKLYMWCHGVPVPQTFSWRMVRNPRGGAIASIGNTGLGYGMPGIDLTTGGGDGWITIEFFRQYGEYGVDILGQTHAQTVTSYLNTFDITDLAAGHPKTVQQWVLLGDPTLKIGGYE; encoded by the coding sequence TTGCCGTTCGCAGCAACCAACATCCTTGTCAACGTCAACCCAACAGATATTACCACCCTTGACATCACCGGAGATATCAGGCCCTGTCCTCCGATGCTCCTCCTGACCGATACTCTTGATACTGAAAAGCACGACACGATAACCAAAGATCCAACAATTTACTCGATGACAACACCCTACCCATCCACATGGTATTCTACCAAAATTGGTGTGGGTCTTAATAAAAACAATCAACGTGTTACGTTTGTATCAGTCCATATATATCCACTTCGGTATACCCCAACAACCAGACGTCTAACTATTGCAAAAACTACGGAGATTCACGTGAGCTACACCTCACCTGCACCGAATCCGTTATCTTCAATCAAAGAGTCCTATGATCTCGTTATCATCGCACCAAAAAGTTTTGAAAAACAACTCCAACCACTCATAACCCATAAAAATAATCATGGTGTCAAAACATTCTTGAAGACAACCGAAGATATCTATGTCAACTACGAAGGTGTGGATAAGCCAGCGCAGATTAAAAACTTCATCAAAGATGCAATCGAAACCTTCGGGATCACCTCAGTACTTCTCGTTGGTGGATTAAAAAATGTGGTATGTGCCCGGCCTCGCGATGATGCAAACCAAGGTAGCAAAGGATGGCATGTCCCGGTTCGGTATACCAATCTTTATGACAACCCAAAATTCCCGCTTTCCGGAAGTGCAATTTTTGATCCTGGTGTGATCAGTGATCTCTACTACGCTGATATCTACCGAATCGGTGGAGTTTTCTCAGACTGGGACGTCAATGGAGATGGTATCTTTGCTGGATGGGGAAAACCAGGGTATGCAAACGATACTGGAATTGATATGTATCCTGATGTAAATCTCGGTCGACTTGCCTGTGCCAACAAACGAGAAGTCGAAACTGTTGTCCAAAAAATCATCACCTATGAAACAACAACCGCTGGAAAAGAATGGTTCAAAAAAATGATCGTCGTCAGCGGTGATGGTTTTCTTGATCAACAGGATTTAAACATACAATGGGACACGAAACCTCTACCAAACGGAGCATATACCATCTATGCACAGAGCAGCAACCCAACTGGAGATTTCGGCCCAATAGAAACCATCAACATCACGATTGATAAAACCAAGGAAACCCTCCTTACCTACAACCATGATGATTATCTCAGAACCACGACATATCCAGGGCTTCCGATTGCCGAGATCACCACGGTTACCGAGGGAAACATCCTTGGTAATACAGATTACACCTATGTTCCATCAGAAAGCGAAGCATACTGTAACGAATTTTATTTCTGGGGAAACATTAGCTACCTCAACGGAGTACTTACCATCCGAGGAAAATCCTATGATCCAAAACCATACGGAAATAAAAGCAATATCCATGTTTGGATAAAAAATAGTGCTGATCAGATTGTGTTTGAAGACTGGCGAAATAACACAGAGATGTACTACGAAGGCGAATGGACTACTGGTGAAAAAGCATTGCTTGGTCGCGGTGGTGCTCTCTACTATATGCCTGCAGATTTTGATCGGGAAATCATTTGGACTTCGAATGGTCGACTCACCGGTCAACAAGCAGTTCTCGACGCATGGACTACAGGATGTGGCTTCTTGTTTTTCTCAGGACATGGCAGTCCGAATGTCTGGGCTGATCATTATCCTGGTGTTCCGGGTAATCGACAAAAAGGTAGTGTGACTGGCATGCAGGTCACCACTCTTCGACCATGGTCTCCATTTGTAACTCGACCAGCATTCCCTATGGACACTGTTAACAACAAAGAAAAACTTCCAATTGCTGTTGTTGGAGGCTGCCATAACAGTCAGTTCAACGTTTCAATGGTGTATGGCCTCCTTGATATACTCCATTATTATTTCCCAAGATTCCCGAAACTCTATATGTGGTGTCATGGTGTCCCAGTACCACAAACGTTCAGTTGGAGAATGGTTCGAAACCCACGTGGTGGTGCAATTGCATCTATCGGCAATACAGGACTTGGTTACGGGATGCCTGGAATTGATCTGACTACGGGTGGCGGCGACGGATGGATTACAATCGAATTCTTTAGACAATACGGAGAATACGGCGTTGATATTCTTGGTCAAACCCATGCTCAGACAGTTACCAGCTATCTGAATACCTTTGATATTACTGATCTTGCCGCAGGGCATCCGAAAACCGTGCAACAATGGGTCCTCCTCGGTGATCCAACATTGAAGATTGGTGGATACGAATAA